Proteins from a genomic interval of Liolophura sinensis isolate JHLJ2023 chromosome 3, CUHK_Ljap_v2, whole genome shotgun sequence:
- the LOC135463730 gene encoding coiled-coil domain-containing protein 43-like: protein MAAPMKTLEDWLSDRLLAANPDVDLEIFVPYVTGILDTDTSTEDKRESLEEVLEQVVESSQAELCAEIIREWEKRNTATAKDQTSGTEKRDLKLSDMMGQTNIAVVKPRVLTDEEKARKAAIIAQYDHLSDGEEEDTEEDGAKAVKGAPQGGASSDDWMSRNMNSLSVLEAEREKREKSKQDHEKKKEKDRTDREAQRQKQQERKDAEKKRTQKGEKRR from the exons ATGGCGGCGCCCATGAAAACGTTGGAGGATTGGTTATCCGACCGCCTGTTAGCCGCCAATCCTGATGTCGACCTTGAAATATTTGTTCCGTACGTGACAGGTATCTTAGACACAGATACTTCGACGGAAGACAAGAGAGAATCTTTGGAAGAGGTGCTGGAGCAAGTGGTG GAGTCCTCCCAGGCTGAACTATGTGCAGAAATCATCAGAGAATGGGAGAAGAGAAATACAGCCACTGCTAAAG ATCAGACGTCCGGCACAGAGAAACGGGACCTGAAGCTCTCTGACATGATGGGTCAGACAAACATAGCTGTGGTTAAACCTCGGGTACTGACTGATGAAGAAAAAGCCAGGAAAGCGGCCATCATTGCTCAGTATGACCATCTGTCAGATGGAGA GGAGGAAGACACAGAAGAAGATGGGGCCAAAGCTGTGAAAGGAGCTCCACAAGGGGGCGCTAGCAGTGACG ACTGGATGTCAAGGAATATGAATTCTCTTAGTGTGCTAGAGGCAGAACgagaaaaaagagagaaatcCAAACAGGATCAcgaaaagaagaaagaaaaagatcGCACAGACAGAGAGGCCCAGAGACAAAAACAGCAGGAGAGGAAAGACGCTGAGAAAAAACGTACACAGAAAGGAGAGAAGAGACGGTGA